DNA sequence from the Sediminibacillus dalangtanensis genome:
AGGAACGGTACCAGAAGGCAGAAAAAGCAATCGAGGATGTGGGTTTGAAAGGCTATGAAGCTAGTTATCCGAATCAGTTGAGTGGTGGAATGCAGCAGCGGGTAGGGCTTGCGAGAGCGTTAGCCAATGATACCGACATACTCTTAATGGATGAAGCTTTCAGTGCGCTCGATCCGATCATCCGAAAAGAAATGCAGGATGAAATACTTCATCTGCAAAACAAACTTGGCAAAACCGTCTTGTTTATTACGCATGACTTGGATGAAGCATTAAAACTAGGAGACAGAATTGCCATCATGAAAGATGGCCGGATTGTCCAAGTCGGCACCTCTGAGGAAATATTAGAAAACCCCGCAAATGAATATGTCTCCAACTTTGTGAAGGATGTAGATCGATCCAAGGTTTTGGAAGCTTCTCATGTCATGAAAAAGCCGGAAGTGCTGATGACATATAAGGACGGTCCCCGTGTTGCCGTTCGGAAAATGGAAGAAGTCGGAGCCTCTAGTATTTTTGTCGTAGACAAAGAGAAGAATTTCAAAGGATTACTAACGATTGACGACGCCATTCGGGCTTATAAAGAAAAGATCGATTTGGAAGAAGTATTGATTACGGATGTAGCCTCAGCTGCACCGCACACTCCGTTAAATGACTTGATCGGAATTGCTGTCGATGCCAAGTACCCGATCACGGTAATTGAAGACGGACGGCTGCTGGGGATCATTTCCCGCGTATCGATCCTGTCGGGTCTAGTACTTGGAAAAGAGAAAGATGAGGTGACGCCATCATGAACTATTTCCATTTCCCATTAGAAGACTGGACGAATTCCTTTGTGAATAACTGGTTGCTGCCGGTAATGGGCGGATTTTTCAACGCAATCAGCGATGCACTTGGGGCCTTTATCGAGGCGGTTACCAATCTTTTGATCGTCATTCCACCTGAAGTGATTGCCATCATCTTGATCGTGTTGTCTTGGCGGATTGCCGGTAAAGGAATGGCGCTTTTCACCTTGATTGGATGCATCTATTTAGGATCGGTTGAACTGTGGCCTGCTGCGATGCAAACGGTGGCTATTGTGCTCGTTTCGACTTTGTTGTCGGTCCTTATCGGTGTTCCTGTCGGAATATTGACGGCTACCAGTTCCATCATGGATAAGATTGTCCGTCCCATTTTGGACTTTATGCAGACGTTGCCGAGTTTCGTCTATTTAATCCCGGCAATTCTGCTATTCGGCCTCGGCGGTGTTCCGGCTGTTATTTCCACCTTTATTTTTGCAACACCGCCGGCTGTCCGCATGACAAGCCTGGGAATCAAACAAGTGCCGGAAGATGTGGTGGAAGCTTCCAGAGCTTTTGGTACAACGAAATGGCAGCTGCTGTTTAAAGTTCAACTTCCGTTAGCCTTGTCGACAATCATGGCAGGGGTCAATCAAACCATCATGCTTGCTTTATCGATGGCTGTCATTGCTTCGATGATAGGAGCTCCCGGATTAGGGTCGACCGTCCTTTCTGGTATTTCCACGGTAAACGTTGGGCTCGGTTTGACCGGTGGACTTGGAATTGTTGTCCTGGCCATCATATTGGATCGTATCACGCAAGGATTAGGTAAAAGGTTTTAATGAATCCGTAAGCCCGTCAATTCACGGCCGGATTTCAACTATAAAAAAACAGGGGAGAGAAAATTAGCATGAAAAAACTATTATTCGGTCTTATGGCCGCACTATTTGTCGCATTGATCGCAGGATGTTCTTCTGACAGTGAATCAGAAGGAAACGGCGAAGAAGCAAGTGAGAGTAAAGACCAAACCATCACTTTCGGTGTCACACCTTGGACAAGCACCGTGCCTCCGACTGAAATCGCAAGCTTGGTTCTGGAGGATATGGGCTATACGGTAGAACACACGGATGCCGATGTAGGCAGTGTTTTCATGGGACTTTCCCGCGGGGACATCGATGTCTTCATGGACTCTTGGTTCCCGATGCACAAAGTCCATCTGGACAAATTTTCCGATTCTGTCGAAGACACAGCGGTAAGCTATCCGGAAGCCGAAACTGGATGGGTAGTCCCGAAATATATGGAAGATATCAATAGCATGGAAGACTTAAAAGGAAAAGAAGATCTTTTTGACAATAAAATGTACGGCATTGAAGAAGGTGCCAGTGCAACGAAAGAATCAAAAGAAATGATCGAAGAGTATGGTCTTGATATCGAGCACGTCGCTTCCTCTGAAGGCGGCATGCTGGCTCAGGCTCAACGCTTGATGAGTCAGGAAGAACCGGTCATTTTCTTTGGCTGGCGCCCGCACACCATGTTTAACAAATATGATATTAAAGTGTTAAAGAATGACAAAGGCTTCTTCGAAACGTCTTCTGTCCATGTGGTAACCAATAAAGATTTGAAAGAAAATGCCCCAGAAGCATATGAGTTCCTGAGCAACTGGAGCATTTCCATTGATGATGTCGAAGAAATGATTGTGAAAATCGAAGAAGAAGACCAGGATCCAAAAGAAGTAGCACGTGAGTGGATCGAAAGCAACCAGGATAAGATCGATGAAATGACTGGTAAATAAGAGAGTAAAGGGGTCTGTTTGCGGCTGCAGTCGTAACAGGCCTTTTCTCTATATAAAATAAATGATAGAGGTGGTAATAGTGCCGAAAACTGCACCTGTCGTATTCGAAAAAGACGTGCCCTGCCGGCTGCGCGATGGCGTGACCTTATACGCAAATGTATATCGCCCGGACCGGGAAGGCAGTTACCCTGTATTGCTGACAAGGCATCCGTACAATAAAAATCTCGTAGATTTTTCTCACCGATATGTGGATCCTTTCCGCTTGGCAGCGGCCGGATATGTGGTGATCATCCAGGATGTCCGCGGTCGTTTTTCATCCGAAGGG
Encoded proteins:
- a CDS encoding quaternary amine ABC transporter ATP-binding protein; this translates as MNKIEVNNLTKIFGSHPQQGLKRLKNGEQKSEILEKTGMTVGVSQATFAVKPGEFFVIMGLSGSGKSTLIRLINRLIEPTDGEVLIEGEDITKMDTTNLIETRRKKLGMVFQKFGLLPHRTVLNNVAYGLEIQGVDKQERYQKAEKAIEDVGLKGYEASYPNQLSGGMQQRVGLARALANDTDILLMDEAFSALDPIIRKEMQDEILHLQNKLGKTVLFITHDLDEALKLGDRIAIMKDGRIVQVGTSEEILENPANEYVSNFVKDVDRSKVLEASHVMKKPEVLMTYKDGPRVAVRKMEEVGASSIFVVDKEKNFKGLLTIDDAIRAYKEKIDLEEVLITDVASAAPHTPLNDLIGIAVDAKYPITVIEDGRLLGIISRVSILSGLVLGKEKDEVTPS
- a CDS encoding ABC transporter permease, which produces MNYFHFPLEDWTNSFVNNWLLPVMGGFFNAISDALGAFIEAVTNLLIVIPPEVIAIILIVLSWRIAGKGMALFTLIGCIYLGSVELWPAAMQTVAIVLVSTLLSVLIGVPVGILTATSSIMDKIVRPILDFMQTLPSFVYLIPAILLFGLGGVPAVISTFIFATPPAVRMTSLGIKQVPEDVVEASRAFGTTKWQLLFKVQLPLALSTIMAGVNQTIMLALSMAVIASMIGAPGLGSTVLSGISTVNVGLGLTGGLGIVVLAIILDRITQGLGKRF
- a CDS encoding glycine betaine ABC transporter substrate-binding protein; translation: MKKLLFGLMAALFVALIAGCSSDSESEGNGEEASESKDQTITFGVTPWTSTVPPTEIASLVLEDMGYTVEHTDADVGSVFMGLSRGDIDVFMDSWFPMHKVHLDKFSDSVEDTAVSYPEAETGWVVPKYMEDINSMEDLKGKEDLFDNKMYGIEEGASATKESKEMIEEYGLDIEHVASSEGGMLAQAQRLMSQEEPVIFFGWRPHTMFNKYDIKVLKNDKGFFETSSVHVVTNKDLKENAPEAYEFLSNWSISIDDVEEMIVKIEEEDQDPKEVAREWIESNQDKIDEMTGK